GATAAAATTTCTGCCAAGTTTACAGCTTCGTGACTAACTATATCTATGAAGATATGTATGCTGGTTTTTGCCCTGGCTATTACAACGGTTGTTCGCGCACAAAACATCGAGCTTGGCCCTGATGAGAGGTTGGTCACCATTTTGGGTACCAACGATATTCATGGCGGCATCGAGCCTAACTTTCCTATGTGGGCTGGTATGGTGGATGACATCCGCCAGCGGACCAAAGACCGTTACGACCAACGGGCAGGGGTGCTGACAGTCGATGCCGGTGACCAGTTCCAAGGCACATTGATCAGCAACTATACCGAAGGCATGCTCATCTTCGCCGCGATGAAGCTCATCCAATATGACGCCATTGTCCCTGGCAACCATGACTATGACTTCGGCCCCATTGGATGGCTCGTTGACCAAAGTGCCGACACCAGCAGACGTAGAGAAGCGCTGGAGAAGGCAGCTTTCCAAACAGGCGTGCCGCTTTTGTCCGCCAACACTTTCTATAAAGACTCGCTCATGGATACTGCAGGTGCGCCTGTAGCAGTGTCCAACACAGGATGTCTGCCTAAGGGCCCTGCTTCCCAAATAGATTGGTCGAGAGCCCGGCAGCCATCGTTTCTAAAGCCTTACCTGATTAAACACGTTGCCGGGCTGCGCGTGGCGCTGATTGGTATAGACAACGTGAACACGAATATCTTAACCACCGCAGACAACGTCGCAGACCTATGTTTCGGAGACGAAGAAGAGCATTACAAGCGCATCCGTAAACAATTAGAAGGCAAAGCGGATATTTTCATCATGGTCGTTCATGATGGCGATGTAGCCGTCATTGAAAAGCTGACTTCGCCCGAAAGATTGGTGGATGCGGTCATCTCCGGGCATACGCACCAAGTCTATAGCCGACGTATAAATGGCGTTCCTTACGTTCAAACCGGATCGGGGGGCCATTTTTATGACCGAGTCGACTTGGTGTGGGATAGCAGTGCCCGAAAAATAGTAGACGCGCGCACCCAAAGCTCCGCCGGCAACCCCATCACAGGCCCTCATTTCAACGGCGCCGTCCAAAATCTGTTGGAGCAAGCCCGCAGAGACATCGCGCCTTTTTCTGGCAGGCCCGTCGGTAAAGCCGCTGCGCCTATCACCCGTGACTATATTAACGAAAACGCCTTAGCAAATCTGCTGACCGACGAATTCAGGCGCATAAGCGGCACCGAAATAGCCTTCCTAAACGGTGGCGGTATCAGGGCGAATCTGCCGGCATCAGATCTAAGCTATGAAGACTTTTTCAAAATCTCCCCGTTTTCCAACAGAGCTTTAATTTTAGATCCTATGCCCATCGAAAATCTAATCGCTTTGCTCAAACAGTCCATCGTCACTTGTGGAGCCTATGGCGCGCTCTTTCAAAGCGGCCTCACAGTGAGTTATCGCAGGCACTGCACTGGAGATGCTAAGTTAGACTTAGCAGCCAAATTACTTCGAGTTGAACAAATTGGCGGGCCGATATTATACACCGAACAAAGCGGCATTAATCCACAAGCACCTAAACATTTCCGTATCGCAACCATCGATTTTCTAGCGACTGGCGGGGACAGATTCGATGGCTTTAAACAGATTCCGATTGTGAAAGATTTGGGGATATTGAGAGAGCTGTTGGTGGAGGATTTTGTTCGAACGCGACCAAATTTTATTGGAAAAATCGATGGTCGATGGAGAAATGAAGATATTTAATGTTGCTTTAATTGATTTTTTTAATAAAATCAATTATTATTGAATATCCAGTTGACAATGAGCGCTGATTTGTCCACATAACTTCGCGCATGAAATACTTTTTAATTTTAATACTATCCGTCAATTTTGCTAGCGCTGGAAAGCGATCAAAACCACCTGCGCCGCCCGTTCAGCAAGATGACGGCGCTGCATCAGATTCTGAATATACTATTAAGTTGGAAGATTTATTGGATGGTTCAAAAACAATTAAGGATATGTGCGAAAACGACTTAAATTTGGATACGCTGATCGAGGATTTCGAACGCCGCAAGGGCAAAACTCAACTTAAAGCGCGGCGAAGTGACATCGAGGCGTTGCGCCAACAGGAAAGAGATTTCGTTGCGCAAAAACGGCAGCAAGCGAGCGAGCGCCGTCAAATGGCTCATATGGGTCAGCGTGGTCCCGTGGCAGCGACACTTTCTACGAGATTGGTGGCCCCAGAAAACGCGACTCAGCTCCAAATGGCTCAGTGGGATCAGATCCTTGCTGCTATTGAGGCATCCGACCATGAATATGCCGGAACTGCTCTGAGAGAATTACGTTTTGCCCGAGCGTTTCATGCTCAAAATGCGGTTTTAGTTGAACATATTCTCGGAAATAGACTGACTGGCGACGCTCAACGTGGATATGTTGCTGCGATGCTTGGTACGTCTGTGATGAACATTCATGCGGTTCACATCGATGAAGGTGAACACCTTGCTGAAAGATTACCTAATTTGCTGGGTATGATTATACATGCACTTGAAAGTGGTGTTCCAATCGACTTAATAATTACCTGGATTGGATCCGGCTCCGGTTGTTTAGAGCAGAGAATCCGGGCTTTTGGCAATTATTTCGCACGCTGGCTGTCAGCCCCACAGCCCTCGTCGGGACCCGCCCCTGCCGGGATGGGGCACCGCACTCACAAGGCAGCTAAATAGGGATAAATCGTCACCCTGTTGACTGTTATATTTAATACAATTATTATTCCATTCAATATTTAAATTGATGGATTGTATTGTATGAATAAAATTTCTGCCTTAATAATTGCTTCTTGTTTTTTTAATCTATTTTTCGAGCCTAGCTTAGAGGCTGGGCGGAAAAAAGGCCCTGCTATCCCCCTGCCTTCTCCTATTGAAAGTGATGAAGAGGACGCTGACGATAGCATTACGTTGGAACGACTTCTTCGTGGTCAAGTGACCATGCTCGATGTCGTTGAAGCAAGTAACATGGCGTTTTTGATAGCCGATTACGAAAGAAGAAGGGGAAGACTCAGTCCAGAACATACAAAGGGCTTGCAGCACCTGTTTGGCATTGAGAATGAGATTTTGAATGAAAGGCAAGAGGCCGAAAGGTTGCGCAATCCGGTAGCGGTTAGAGAAAAGCAAAAGGTAACCAAGGCAACGAAAAAGCCTGTTAAGCCTGCTGCAGCCAACATTGCTTCTTACAATGCTTCTGAGGCAGATTTACAAGACTGGGACCAGTATATCCGTATTTTTTCTAACCATCTGCATCAGGCTAGAAGTGAATATGATATACAACAAACCATTGATTTGCTTCAATATTTCCGGGATTTCCACGCTCACAATGAAGAGCTTTCTAATCGAATTTCACAGGGTGATCTTCAAGGCGATGGTTTAAAAGAATATCTTCAATCGATTCTGCCAAACGTTAAACCTAAAGCAATCCATGCATTGCATTGGGATCAACATCAACCTTTGATTGAAAGGATGCCGGCATGGTTAAATTTATTGCGACAAGTATTCGAATTGGTTCCCGCTAAAATAACCTTGGATGACGTAGGAAATTGGATAGGTGGTGGCACAGGCTGTGTTGAAAAGAGATTTGAAAGCCTGGTTAATGGGTTTCTTCAACGCAAAGATCATGTTGCTCAAACCCCGAATGAGATAGCCGCTGCGTATTTCGAAAACCGCCCATATTTAGTCGACTTTTTGGTTCAAGCTTATGATGTTGCTTTGAAACTGAGAGTGCCCAACATGCCGAGCAGTGCATCTTTATTCTTGAGAAGCTATTTTACTCGATTAATGCGAGTGAATCTCGGAATCGACATTGGTTTTATGGACATGGAACATCTCTTAATGGAAGCGGCTACGGTTACGCCTATGATGGGCTATGACGCGACGCCATTTAAAGGCCTCATTAATGAGCATTCGCCCGCGACAACAACACGCGCGGACATCTCCATAGAACGCTCACCAGCGAAGGTCATGGATCGCTCTTATTCACGTGGCACTCCGTTGACACCAGCGGCTACCAACTCTCCCTCAAAACAGGTTAAGAAAGCCCGACCCGTGTATGATCTACGCGGCGATTGCGCATTTGATGCGCTGACTGCCGCAGCAGCACGAGCAGGCATTGCTCTCAGACTTTCGCGCTCGATATTTATCGATGATGTTATAACAGAGTTCCAACGCATCCTTTCCATCCCGCAATTATTGGCGAACGATAACGAATTTCTCCTAAGACTGACCGCTATTTTACGAGCAAGAGGTTTTCTGCAGCCAGGCGAACAGTTAACGCAGCACCACCTTAACCAATGGTCCCAATGGTTCGGTCAACAGCAAGGTCCGGCAGCTGATAATCTTGACTTAATGTTGCTAGCTCAGCTCTATGATATAAATATTCAGATTAACGTGCTTCAAGGTCCAAACGTAGTGCCAGATGTCGGAGGCAATTTTGGACCGATAGACCTAAATCATGACCCTTTATTAAATATCGTATTGTTAAACGAAAACCACTTTGTTGCTATGGCTGATTTCCATGGCGGTATGTTAGGTCCCACTCCAGCGGGCCCTGCGCCAGCAGGGAGAGCTCTCTTTGGCCTGGATACGAGCTTCTGACGGATATTGCGATCTATACTTAAAATTGGCACTCTCACCGCATGAGAGTGCTAATTGCTACAGCGTTTGAGAATTCCAAAGACCCATTTGAAATACTGGCTCAGGATTATATCAAACGGACGCAGTTATTGTTCCGTCCCGAATTAAAGCAGGTTAAACCCAATAAGTTGTTGGCTGTAACAGAAGGTTGTTATCGGGTTTTGTTAGACGAAAATGGCGTTGAGCTTAACTCAATTGAATTTTCGAAGAAACTTCACAAGCTTATCGAACAGCCTCGGCCAGTTGCCTTCTTAATCGGGCCTCCAGATGGCCATCATGCTGAGACAAAAAAGCTTGCAGATGCTGTGTGGTCTTTGTCTCGATTAACTTTGCCGCATAAGTTAGCATTGTGCATGTTGGCAGAACAGGTCTACAGGGCTGGCGAGATAGCGCGTGGCGGACCTTATCATAGGATATAAGATATTAATATTTAGGTAAGCTTGAAATAGAGTACGGCTCTGTTCTAACTTAGCCTATATGGGATTTACCGGTTTTAAGGCTGTCAGTGCCTTGATTTTTCTTTTGAGCATCGCGTGCAGTAAAGAAGTATCGCCTCCAACGGGAGGCAATGGGCCCCAAGAACCCATTGTTCTATGCAACACTAGTGCCGAGTGTCCGTCGGGAAAGGTGTGCGACTTTACCTTCCCGTCTCGAGGGAAGGCTGGGCAATGTCTGGCGATATGCCCAGCAGATGGCAATTGCCCGGCGGGTGAAGTTTGCAGCCCCATCTCAGGAGCTTGCGAGCCGAGTTGTGCTGATAGTGGTGGTTTATGTGATAAATTAGATTTTTCAAATTCCATTAGGGCTGTGTGTATTAAACCTGACGGTTATTGCGCCATTCCCTCCAGCGGTGCGGGGTGCCCATCGAATTTTAAAGCCGCCAACAATTTCTGTAAGTTCGCTAGTGAAAATAGATGTTTAGGCACATATAAGGGCGTTCAGCTAACTTCCGATCCCATCACGCAAACCTGCGAACTTCAATGTTCTTTCAACAACGATTTGTGCGAAAGTCAGCTGAGTTCGCTTCAAATACCTGGCTCTAACCCTGTCACATACAGGTGCAGCAGGGTGACCGCGGTGTGTGCCCCGCAATGTGCTCAGTCGCCCGATTGTTCCAGTAATACGCTGCGTAAGGTGTGTGCGATTAATCAGGGTTCAGCCAATGGTGGTACATGTGAAGTTGGTTGTTCCTCGCCAGGCGCTGCGTGTTCTGACGCCCCAGGACTAACTTGTTCCAAAAGTAGCCTGCAGGATGGACCATTTTGTTTGATTAAATGTTTTGAACCTGATTACTACTGTCCACAAGGCACCGCTGGGCCCAGCTCCACAGACCGTCTAAAATGTGTTGATGGTGCCTGTAAATAGGTTTTAAAGCTGCGTTTGTTTCAAGTTGTAAGCTTGTATTTTAGGCCCGCTCAGCTTTACAGTTGTAATATGCGTGATTTTCGACCGATTTTGATATTTGGGGTTATAATTTTAGCACTTGGCTTTTCATCTGGGTGCTCTGATGCTAAAAAGGTCGAATCGAATTGGTTGATTGACTCACGTACGTACGAACAAAGCGTTGCTAACGTTGGTGCTGCTTGCAGTGCGACAACTTCTTGCCCAGCGAATTTGGTTTGTGACTATTTGTTTGCAGGGCCACAAAATGGTGAAGGAACGTGCCAAGTTCCTTGCAAAAATGCTGGCGGAGCTGGTGCGCCCTGCACAGCGGGACAAATTTGCAATCCTCTAACGGGCACGTGCCAGGCTGGATGTAATCAGCAAAATAATAATTGTTCTGACGAACTTAACGGAAATACCAATGGGGTCATACAGTGCAGCTCTTCAACAACCGCTCCTGGATATTGCGAAATGACTTGCAAGACAACGGCAGACTGCAATTCGCCTGGCTCGGATAGTTCAAAGAATGTCTTGGTTTGTGATACCTCTAGAGGTATTTGCGCGCCTAACTGTGGCGGCGGTGGTTCATGTGCCGGAGTGGCGTCGCCGGATAAACAAACTAATTTGAGCTGCAATACCAGCATTAACTTCTGCTATTTAACCGGATGCTCTACAACCTGTGCTGCGCCAAATCAGCAATGTTCGAATGGCTATTGTGAGCCAGCAGCTTGCACCTCTAGCGCAGGATGCCCGGCTAGCCAGATTTGCAATCTTCAAACATCACAGTGTGGTGCTTGCAGTGCTAATTCGGAATGCAACGCAAGAAATGCCAATTGGATTTGCAATGAGGGCGCTTGTCAGGCCCCATGTAATGCTACTTCCTGCTTAAATGGTCAGATATGTAACTTGAGCTCTGGGTTGTGTGGCGCCTGCAACTTAAACTCGCAATGCTCTGTAGGCACAACTTGTGAGAGTGGCAGCTGTTCATGTACCGGTGCAACGTGTAGCAGCGGTGAGCCGTGTGTCAATAAGACCTGTGTGGCTTGCACAGATAACAGTTTGTGCCCTTCAGGGCAGGTGTGTGATGTGTCCAATGGTACTTGTCAGGCCAAGTGCACAGTAAGTTCTTGTGGCAATAGCCAAGCTTGCAATCTAGCGACGGGCCTTTGTGGCTCTTGCAGTGCGTCTAACGCGTGTGCTTTGACCCAAACGTGCAATCGGTTTGGAATCTGCGAAGAACTGTGTACCGCTGGGAGCTGCAGGAGCGGGAGCGTTTGCGTGAATGGGGCATGTTCGGTCTCTAACGCCAAGACAGATCACTGTGGTAATGGGGTTGTTGAGACCACTCTTCAGGAAGCCTGCGATGAAGGGAAGTTGAACACGTCATGCTGCGTCGATGCAGATTGCGGAAATGGTCTAATCTGTAACGCTGGAGAGGCAGCTTGCATCGGTGCGGAGTCTCCGACTTATGGACAATGTGTATACCCCAGCGGGAAACCGCAAGGAAATGGTTTGAATGGTCATTGCAGTTCGGATTGCTCGACGGTTTGCGCGGTAACGGTATTTCCTTCAGATACTACGAATCCCTTCACCACAGCCGCAGCAACGAGTCCTAAGAGTTTACACAATCTATTGTCGACTGCTTTGGGTGTAGATATCGCTCCTATATCTTGTGATGGTAACGCTGCTTGTCCAGCGGGCCTAACGACTCTCTCTGAGGGGAGCAGTTGTGTTTGTGTGACACCCTCAGGCATTTGCCCCGACCCACAGGGCACAGGAAGCTATTGGTCTACGGCTCCTGATGTCGCCATTTGCCCATGCGGATATGGCGTATGGATGGCTAATGGCCAATATTTGGATTCTCAAATAACTGTGAATGGTTCCCTTAATATTTATGGTGGATTTAGTGGAAGTGAGTATTCTATTTACGATCGCCAGGATTTAGTATCCGGCGCTAAGCCCTTAGGAAGCAGCTCGTTTAGTGGAACAATCATCAATAACGCCAGTGCCGAACCCTTATTGCAATTAGGGGTAGGAGGCTCGGGCTCTTCGAAAGTTACTTTAGATGGATTTCAACTTTTGAATGGTAAGTCTAGCATTGGAGGTGCTGCTGCATGTGCGTCTGATACCTCTGCTCCTTCACCCTCGGGCGGAATTACTATCTGTAAAGACGCTAAGGCCACGCTTCAAAATCTCCGGATGGTAAAAAATCATTCGGATTTGGATGGCGGCGCTATTAAGAATACAGGCGTTATGGTTTTAAAAGAGTCGGCAGTCATATTGAATGATGCGGGTAGTCAAGGAGGAGGAGTAAGCCATATGGCTGCATCTTCTCTGCCGGAAAGTACCATTGATGGCGTTGTTTTCTATGAAAATTCTGTCGAGAATTTGAGGCTTCTTCAGCCGGTATGCTCGGCGGGTGGTCAGGGTACATGTCCTTTTGGCTTATCTTGTCCTCTGGCGGGAGGGCCATGTATCGGTAGCCCAACCCTGCCGATTCCCTTTCCTTGTAATTCAGACGTTCAATGTTTACCGGGGCAAAGTTGTCTTTTATCCAAATGCTCAGGTCCATTTGGGGGTTGGCCTCTTGCTGCGGGCGGAGCAATCACTTCTAATGCCCCTGGAGGCGGTTCCACATTGACGATTCGTCGATCCAAATTCAATTCTAACCACACTTATATGAATGGAGGCGCCATTTATTCTACATCGCCTCTAAATGTGACGAGCTCTATATTTGTCGCGAACTCCGCCAGTAATGCCGGGGGCGCGGTTTATTTGGGTAACGTGCGCACCAGCTTTTTGTCGAATTTAACTTTTAAGGATAATAAATCTTACACGGTAGGTGGTGGTGGAGTTTATGACGGCTCTAGTGGCAACGTAACAATTGAAAATAGCTTATTTAGAGACAACCAAGGGTTGTATCCTGTTAATGCTAGTAATTTATTGGAGTGGATGGGTAATAGGACGGCAACCGTGCCAATTAACTCGATTAACCCAAATATCGTTGTGACCTCAACGACGAATCCAGTACAACCATCCTTTCAACCTTCCGTGTATTCGTACCTGGATATCTGCCCGGCCAACGCCTACGTTTACAATAGTACATCTGTGGGAGATAGTCCGATGGGTGTGTGTACTGGGACTGATACGCAGCTTTGCGGCATTCCAACTACAACTGGTTTCGGAAACAATATTACTTTTAATTCGAACGCAGTCAGCAACAAGTGTAACGCTCCACAGGAATTTGCAGACTGTGCAGCACCGACTTATCGTCGATGTCAGCCATTTTCTGGCAAGGAGATTCCGGGTGTTGTCGTTACGTCTGTGAGCTCAGACATAAATGGAAATATATTTAAAGTACCTATTTTGGGAGCTTATGTTCCAGCAACTTGCACCAGCGGCTGTGTGCCTTGTAATGATGATTCCGACTGCAGCCTATTAGGTAAAACCTGCTCTAACGGTGTTTGCAGTTAAAATAAGGCGCATGAACTGGAATAAATGCCCATGTTTGCGGTACACTTAATTATGCGCCTATTTGCATTTGTCACGATACCAATTTTGTTTATTGCTTGTGCGGGAAATCTGGCGGATGGCATCGATGTGTCAGTTTGTACCACTCAGGGGCAGAGTGATGGTCAAGGTCATGTTTGCTTAGGTGGTACATGGAAAGCACTGTTAGATGGCATGTGCGGTACCAATACTAATGGCAACATAGATGGGTGTGCCAAGGGCAAGGTATGTACAAACAATGTTTGCACCTTTCAACCTAGCGCTTCCCCTGTATGGTTTATGACAGACGGGATCGAGAGTGGTGCTACGCTGAATTCTAGTTCCAATACACAGGACTATATATATAACATCCTGGCGAAAGGCTATGACTCTTTAGATGACTTTTGTGCTACTCAGGCGCAGCAGTCAATATATCCCGCAATGAGAATGCAACGAAAATGGTACGCCCTAATTAATGCGCAAGGCACTGCTCAAAACTCCAGAATGGCATTGCTGTCAACTTACCCTACCTTCCTTGCGCCCAATGGTCAGTCAACTGCTGGAGTGACGCCCTCTGTATACGATAAAAATGGAATTAATAATTTATTGCCAGCCTTCACAGGGTATTTTTGGAGTGGTATGTTGGCTACTCAAAACGCCAATTATTATTTAGATCCCTCTTGCCAAGTCAATGGCGTATCTTGGGCGGCGACATCAGGGCAAGCTAATACTTGCTATAGCACCGGGGGCCTGCTCGACTGTGGTAACCCAAGTCAATGTGGGCAGACGATAGGTTTAGCTTGTGTAGACAGGGCCCCTTGAGCTATCACGGTTCATTCGCTGAATTAGAACCCAACATGGATATAATCTTCGTTCGTGCATGTCCTTCATCCCAAAGCGCACTCCCAACCTCTGTGACCACCCTCAAAAACCCAGGCGGCAAATCCGTAGCCGCTTCAATCTCAAAATCAGGCTGCTTTTGGATGGCAGCCAGCGTTTCTGGGTTGCTGACTTGGATTTTCAACTTACGTCTGGAACGCAACTTTTGAATCCCGTCGTTGATAACGCTTTCCTGGTTTGCTTTGTCCAGGCTTAACGGCCCGCCTAAAATTTTCTTGGAAATCTCTGCCGACAAGCGGGTTAAGGGAGCTTTCAGGTCGGCGCATTCCTTCGCGCGGTCCATGAAGATCTGCACGGCCATTTCTGCGGCTTCGGCGAAGGCTTCGTTGGCGCCCTCGACTTGGGCTTGTTCTTTGGCTAGGACGGCTTGTTGCTTAGCCTCGTCAATGATGCTGCGGCGGTCGGCGAAGGCTTTGACGTAGAGTTCTTTGATATCTTGCTGCTCTTTGTAGGCTTTGCCTTTGACGACGACTGAACGAGTCACTGGGATCTGTGCTGGCTTTTCGGTGCTTTTAATAATGGTTGCCATTTTATATCCCCAGGACCCTTGAAATTTCTTCTACTTGGGTTTTGAGCTGGGCGTCTATGACGCCGGATTCGGTTTGCAGCAAGATGCCTTCGGAGACTTGTTTGTCTTCGCGGATATCGATGTCCTTCGCTCTTTGAAGTAGGTTGATTAACTGCTCTTTATTGTTTTTGAGAATCTGGGTGTGAGCGGGATTGGCTCTGATGCGGATGATTTCAGCTTCGGATACCGTTTTTAAGGCCTCTTGAACAAAGCGCAAAAGGGCGTCGGGGGATGATTTGAGCTCGCTGGATACCAAGGTTTGGGCCACGCTTAGGGCGTTGCGCACCAAGTCTGGCTCCATCTCAGAGGCGTAGATGGTCTTGAGCTTGGTAAGCTTCTCTTTTAATTGCGCGGCTTGCAATGCGCCTTTTTGTTTGCCCTCGCTTTTGGCTTCGTCAATTAAAGCCTGAGCTTCTTTTCTTGCATCAGCTTCTTCGGCGCTGATTTTGCTCATGGCCGCGTCTAAGGTTTCGCCCACAGAATCTCCTCGGTTTGGGTATTAATATTAGCCAGTCTGCTCCAAGCAAACAACAGATCGCTTAATCTATTCAAGTATTTTATGATTTGGGGTCTAATTTGAGTGCCGCTTTCTTTTGCAAGAATCACTTCTTGTTCTGCACGCCTTACAGCCGTACGGGCCAGGTGCAGGCGGGCAGCTAGTTCACTGCCTGTGGGTAGCACAAAGTTTTTTAGCTGTGGCAGCTGGGCATCTACGGTGTCGATAATTTGTTCGAGCTGTTCAATGCGTTGGTCGGTGAGCAAGCTGTTTTCTTGAACGCGTGTTGCAACGGACGCAAGCTCTGCACCTGCATCGAACAAATCGGACATGATTTGTCTAAGTTCAGGCTGCAGGTCCATGGAGATTACTGCGGCAAAGCCGATGGCCGCGTTGGCTGCGTCAATGCTTCCGTAGGCTAAAACCTGCGGGTGTGCTTTGGACACTCTTTCGCCGCCGAAGAGATCGGTTTCGCCGGCGTCACCTCGTTTGGTGTAAAGTTTCATCGACTACGTGTCTATCCTGAATCCTAGTTCAAAACAATGAGACGGCTTAAATTTCGATTTACCAAAGTATTTAGGCTTCTGACTTGAAAACGCTTGAGTCGATTTACTAAACTTAAGGCGTATGTTGCCTTGCTCAAAGTTTGTATGCTTCTTTAGCTTATGCGTATTTGTGATTTCATGCAGCAAGGAGGCAACCCCTAACGGCCCAGGAAATGGCGGCAATGGCAATGATCCTTCTCCTGTAACCGAATGCAATTCTCAGGCGCAATGTCCAGGGCAGGTATGCGATTTTAACTTTCCGACGGGCTCTAGCGCTGGGCAATGTAGGGCGATTTGTCCCGCCAGTGGCAATTGCCCGGACAGCCAAGTGTGTAGTCCCATTT
This sequence is a window from Myxococcota bacterium. Protein-coding genes within it:
- a CDS encoding bifunctional UDP-sugar hydrolase/5'-nucleotidase → MKICMLVFALAITTVVRAQNIELGPDERLVTILGTNDIHGGIEPNFPMWAGMVDDIRQRTKDRYDQRAGVLTVDAGDQFQGTLISNYTEGMLIFAAMKLIQYDAIVPGNHDYDFGPIGWLVDQSADTSRRREALEKAAFQTGVPLLSANTFYKDSLMDTAGAPVAVSNTGCLPKGPASQIDWSRARQPSFLKPYLIKHVAGLRVALIGIDNVNTNILTTADNVADLCFGDEEEHYKRIRKQLEGKADIFIMVVHDGDVAVIEKLTSPERLVDAVISGHTHQVYSRRINGVPYVQTGSGGHFYDRVDLVWDSSARKIVDARTQSSAGNPITGPHFNGAVQNLLEQARRDIAPFSGRPVGKAAAPITRDYINENALANLLTDEFRRISGTEIAFLNGGGIRANLPASDLSYEDFFKISPFSNRALILDPMPIENLIALLKQSIVTCGAYGALFQSGLTVSYRRHCTGDAKLDLAAKLLRVEQIGGPILYTEQSGINPQAPKHFRIATIDFLATGGDRFDGFKQIPIVKDLGILRELLVEDFVRTRPNFIGKIDGRWRNEDI
- a CDS encoding 23S rRNA (pseudouridine(1915)-N(3))-methyltransferase RlmH — encoded protein: MRVLIATAFENSKDPFEILAQDYIKRTQLLFRPELKQVKPNKLLAVTEGCYRVLLDENGVELNSIEFSKKLHKLIEQPRPVAFLIGPPDGHHAETKKLADAVWSLSRLTLPHKLALCMLAEQVYRAGEIARGGPYHRI
- a CDS encoding FliH/SctL family protein, which translates into the protein MGETLDAAMSKISAEEADARKEAQALIDEAKSEGKQKGALQAAQLKEKLTKLKTIYASEMEPDLVRNALSVAQTLVSSELKSSPDALLRFVQEALKTVSEAEIIRIRANPAHTQILKNNKEQLINLLQRAKDIDIREDKQVSEGILLQTESGVIDAQLKTQVEEISRVLGI
- a CDS encoding cob(I)yrinic acid a,c-diamide adenosyltransferase, with product MKLYTKRGDAGETDLFGGERVSKAHPQVLAYGSIDAANAAIGFAAVISMDLQPELRQIMSDLFDAGAELASVATRVQENSLLTDQRIEQLEQIIDTVDAQLPQLKNFVLPTGSELAARLHLARTAVRRAEQEVILAKESGTQIRPQIIKYLNRLSDLLFAWSRLANINTQTEEILWAKP